In one Nicotiana sylvestris chromosome 8, ASM39365v2, whole genome shotgun sequence genomic region, the following are encoded:
- the LOC104247105 gene encoding protein TRI1-like codes for MASSTRIFGNCCRALCGAAKTSASTTTTTTTATVTKSRGRPNGILKPQPVSPALGKFLGNSEASRTDAVKKVWEYIKTHNLQNPANKREIHCDEKLKMIFDGKDKVGFLEIARLLTQHFQKAT; via the exons aTGGCATCATCAACTCGGATCTTCGGTAACTGCTGTCGAGCTCTTTGTGGTGCTGCTAAGACTTCCGCATCCACAACCACAACCACAACTACAGCTACGGTGACGAAGAGCAGAGGTCGGCCCAATGGAATACTGAAGCCGCAACCAGTTTCCCCTGCTCTCGGAAAGTTCTTAGGTAATTCTGAAGCCTCCCGCACTGATGCTGTCAAAAAAGTTTGGGAATACATTAAAACCCATAATCTTCAG AATCCTGCAAACAAGAGAGAGATACATTGTGACGAAAAGTTGAAGATGATATTTGATGGCAAGGACAAAGTTGGTTTTCTAGAGATTGCGAGGCTATTAACCCAGCATTTTCAGAAGGCTACTTAA